The nucleotide window GTGGATGCTGTCAAGGACATCGTCAGAGATGCCCTTGTCGGAAAGCTTAGACCAGAAGAAATAGACGAGGAGCTCTTGAAGCGATATCTTTACGTTCCAAACATGCCCGACCCGGACATCGTGATAAGGACGGGCGGGGAGGTCAGAATAAGCAACTTCCTCCTGTACCAGATTGCCTACAGCGAGCTCTTCTTCGTTGATGTGTACTTCCCCGAGTTCAGGAAGATAGACTTCCTGCGCATCATCAGGGAGTATCAGAAGAGGGAGAGAAGGTTTGGGAGGTAGCTACTTCTCGCAGCCGCAGAACTCGGGGAAGAGAGCCTCAAGGAACTGTCTGACCCTCTCTTTCGACAGTTTGAACTGGCGTATCTTGATTAGCCCCTTTTCTTGAGCCTCTTTCAGAAGTATCTCCGTGACCTTATTAGGATACATCTCCTCGTAGACTATCTCCTTTATTCCGGCGTTTATTAGGAGCTTGAGGCACGTATCACAGGGGAAGTGGGTCACGTAGAGCGTTGCTCCCTCGAGACTTATTCCCTTCCTTGCCGCCATCGCTATGACGTTTTGCTCCGCGTGAACGGCCCTGTGGCAGTGGCCGTCGACGAGAAGGCATCCTGCGTCTATACAGTGGTCCATACTTCTGGGGGCCCCGTTGTAGCCAGTGGCTAGTATGTAGCCATCCTTAACGGCAACGGCCCCAACTCTCAACCTCGGGCAAGTAGCCCTTAGGGAGACGAGCTTGGCTATGAGCATGAAGTATTCGTCTTTGGTTGGCCTGATGCGCTTTATCCGCTCAGCTTTTTCCTTATCAAGGAATACCTCAACATCCATGGCAATCACCCCTCATTTCAGCGCCTCAAGGAGCTTAGAGCTCTCGACAATGGACATTATCCTCAATATCCTCTCATCGTAGCTTGGGTGAGTGCTCATAAGATACGTCCAAGATGACTTGGTTTTCTCCCACCTCTCAAGGGAGGGCTCTATACTGGGCAGGACCGTGTTCCTTGCTAGCCTTTCCCTTACGTCCTCGTAGTATTTGAGCTCCTCAAGGGCGTTCTTAAGAGCGTAGGGGGTGTCAAGTACTCTTACAGCCACGTCATCAGCCTTGAATTCTCTCCTCCTCAGGAACCTTCTCCTTTCCACCTCGTAGGTTACGAATAGGAGGAGGGATATGTACCGAACGATTGTGGAATGAGATAAAACGGCAGTTGCAACGCTGACCAGGAGCATGAGGTAACGTCCATAGCTCACAAGAGGGAAGAGGATTGTGTCTCCGTTCTTTATGTGGCCCATTTCGTGGGCGGCAACTGCAAGTATCTCAACATCGCTGAGAACCTCAAAGAGGCCGGCGGAGAGAACTATGGACGTTCCAAAGGAGTAGGCGTTTGGCACGTAGGTGTCCTCAATGTAAATGGTGGGCATATTTATCCTCAGCTTCGCGGCCATTCTTGCTATTCCATCATATAGCCAGGGCATATCTGCCCATTGGATTTTGGAGTACCTACCTGAAGGCATTTTCCTACTGACCAGCAGGTACATTGCGGAGAGCACGGCCCCAGAGAAGAGCACCATACTCAATCCTAGGCGGCCGAGGGAGAGAAGGGTTATGAGGAGCTGGGCCACCACTATGAGCCTGAGCATCAGCCTCGACCCGCTTTACTTCT belongs to Pyrococcus yayanosii CH1 and includes:
- a CDS encoding M48 family metallopeptidase; protein product: MLRLIVVAQLLITLLSLGRLGLSMVLFSGAVLSAMYLLVSRKMPSGRYSKIQWADMPWLYDGIARMAAKLRINMPTIYIEDTYVPNAYSFGTSIVLSAGLFEVLSDVEILAVAAHEMGHIKNGDTILFPLVSYGRYLMLLVSVATAVLSHSTIVRYISLLLFVTYEVERRRFLRRREFKADDVAVRVLDTPYALKNALEELKYYEDVRERLARNTVLPSIEPSLERWEKTKSSWTYLMSTHPSYDERILRIMSIVESSKLLEALK
- a CDS encoding deoxycytidylate deaminase — translated: MDVEVFLDKEKAERIKRIRPTKDEYFMLIAKLVSLRATCPRLRVGAVAVKDGYILATGYNGAPRSMDHCIDAGCLLVDGHCHRAVHAEQNVIAMAARKGISLEGATLYVTHFPCDTCLKLLINAGIKEIVYEEMYPNKVTEILLKEAQEKGLIKIRQFKLSKERVRQFLEALFPEFCGCEK